A region from the Lemur catta isolate mLemCat1 chromosome 7, mLemCat1.pri, whole genome shotgun sequence genome encodes:
- the KCNJ11 gene encoding ATP-sensitive inward rectifier potassium channel 11: MLSRKGIIPEEYVLTRLAEDPTEPRYRARERRARFVSKKGNCNVAHKNIREQGRFLQDVFTTLVDLKWPHTLLIFTMSFLCSWLLFAMAWWLIAFAHGDLAPIEGAGEPCVTSIHSFSSAFLFSIEVQVTIGFGGRMVTEECPLAILVLIVQNIVGLMINAIMLGCIFMKTAQAHRRAETLIFSKHAVIALRHGRLCFMLRVGDLRKSMIISATIHMQVVRKTTSPEGEVVPLHQVDIPMENGVGGNSIFLVAPLIIYHVIDANSPLYDLAPGDLHHHQDLEIIVILEGVVETTGITTQARTSYLADEILWGQRFVPIVAEEDGRYSVDYSKFGNTIKVPTPLCTARQLDEDRSLLDALTLASARGPLRKRSVAVAKAKPKFSISPDSLS; the protein is encoded by the coding sequence ATGCTGTCCCGCAAGGGCATCATCCCTGAGGAGTATGTGCTGACACGTCTGGCAGAGGACCCCACCGAGCCCAGGTACCGCGCCCGAGAGCGGAGGGCCCGCTTTGTGTCCAAGAAAGGCAACTGCAACGTGGCCCACAAGAACATTCGGGAGCAGGGCCGCTTCCTGCAGGACGTGTTCACCACGCTGGTGGACCTCAAGTGGCCGCACACGCTGCTTATCTTCACCATGTCCTTCCTGTGCAGCTGGCTACTCTTCGCCATGGCCTGGTGGCTCATCGCCTTCGCCCACGGTGACCTGGCCCCCATTGAGGGCGCTGGGGAGCCCTGTGTCACCAGCATCCACTCCTTTTCATCTGCCTTCCTTTTCTCCATCGAGGTCCAGGTGACCATTGGTTTTGGTGGACGCATGGTGACCGAGGAGTGCCCCCTGGCCATCCTGGTGCTCATTGTGCAGAACATCGTGGGGCTCATGATCAACGCCATCATGCTGGGCTGCATCTTCATGAAGACCGCCCAGGCCCACCGCAGGGCCGAGACCCTCATCTTCAGCAAGCACGCCGTTATCGCCCTGCGCCACGGCCGCCTCTGCTTCATGCTGCGGGTGGGCGACCTCCGCAAGAGCATGATCATCAGCGCCACCATCCACATGCAGGTGGTGCGCAAGACCACCAGCCCTGAGGGCGAGGTGGTGCCCCTCCACCAGGTGGACATCCCCATGGAGAACGGCGTGGGAGGCAACAGCATCTTCCTGGTGGCGCCACTCATCATCTACCACGTCATCGATGCCAACAGCCCACTCTACGACCTGGCGCCCGGCGACCTGCACCACCATCAGGACCTCGAGATCATCGTCATCCTGGAAGGCGTGGTGGAAACCACGGGCATCACCACCCAGGCCCGCACCTCCTACCTGGCCGATGAGATCCTGTGGGGCCAGCGCTTTGTCCCCATTGTGGCTGAGGAGGATGGACGCTATTCCGTGGACTATTCCAAGTTTGGCAACACCATTAAAGTGCCCACGCCGCTCTGCACGGCCCGCCAGCTCGATGAGGACCGCAGCCTGCTGGACGCCCTGACCCTTGCCTCAGCCCGAGGGCCCCTGCGCAAGCGCAGCGTGGCCGTGGCCAAGGCCAAGCCCAAGTTTAGCATCTCTCCGGATTCCCTGTCCTGA